From Agromyces sp. SYSU T00194, a single genomic window includes:
- a CDS encoding ABC transporter substrate-binding protein — MRNQHQLAASVAALFATSLVITGCSGTDSASEGGEDGEITLTMAWWGNDTRSANTEAIIEAFQEEHPNVTIEPSYTDYGSYWDRLATQVAAGDTPDIMQFDEPYLTTYVDQGVLLDLTDYDIDTSAIPDATLDAGIIDGRLYTLASGVATYAIYLNPAIFEQAGIPVPDDPNWTWDEFEDTAVQLSEAGAGDYYGFASSFGFDEGSIRLWARQHGETLYTEDGGIGVSPETMESYFAFTADMIANGGSPSAATLSEGQGVGLSETFFATGSVGMGSFWNSQLTAVTDAVGNDLVMLPVPESVNDYFLKPAANWVGSAQTEHPEVVAEFIDFMVNSEAQADIQGTERGIPNNEDIREYLAPQLTPQDQAAIEFLDVVTFGSAAPATPPGGNQTLSILPRYTQEVIFETSTPAEAAAGFLDELQTALDDAQ, encoded by the coding sequence ATGAGGAACCAACATCAGCTCGCGGCATCCGTCGCCGCACTGTTCGCGACCAGCCTGGTGATCACCGGATGCTCCGGTACCGACAGCGCCTCCGAAGGAGGCGAAGACGGCGAGATCACGCTCACGATGGCGTGGTGGGGCAACGACACCAGGTCGGCGAACACCGAGGCGATCATCGAGGCGTTCCAGGAGGAACACCCCAACGTCACGATCGAACCCAGCTACACCGACTACGGGTCGTACTGGGACCGCCTCGCGACGCAGGTCGCCGCGGGTGACACCCCCGACATCATGCAGTTCGACGAGCCGTACCTGACGACGTACGTCGACCAGGGCGTGCTGTTGGACCTGACGGACTACGACATCGACACGTCGGCGATTCCCGACGCGACGCTCGACGCCGGCATCATCGACGGACGCCTGTACACGCTCGCGTCCGGAGTCGCGACGTACGCGATCTACCTCAACCCGGCGATCTTCGAACAGGCCGGCATCCCCGTGCCCGACGACCCGAACTGGACGTGGGACGAGTTCGAGGACACCGCCGTCCAGCTCTCGGAGGCGGGAGCCGGCGACTACTACGGTTTCGCGAGCAGCTTCGGCTTCGACGAGGGTTCGATCCGGCTGTGGGCTCGCCAGCACGGCGAGACCCTCTACACGGAAGACGGCGGCATCGGCGTGAGCCCCGAAACGATGGAGTCGTACTTCGCGTTCACCGCCGACATGATCGCCAACGGCGGGTCGCCGAGTGCCGCGACCCTGTCGGAGGGGCAGGGAGTCGGCCTCTCCGAGACGTTCTTCGCCACCGGGTCGGTCGGCATGGGGAGCTTCTGGAACAGCCAGCTCACCGCCGTCACCGATGCCGTCGGCAACGACCTCGTGATGCTCCCGGTGCCCGAGTCGGTCAACGACTACTTCCTGAAGCCGGCCGCCAACTGGGTCGGCTCCGCGCAGACGGAGCACCCCGAGGTCGTCGCCGAGTTCATCGACTTCATGGTGAACAGTGAAGCGCAGGCCGACATCCAGGGCACGGAACGCGGCATCCCGAACAACGAGGACATCCGCGAGTACCTCGCGCCGCAGCTGACGCCGCAGGACCAGGCCGCGATCGAGTTCCTCGACGTCGTCACGTTCGGCTCCGCCGCCCCGGCGACCCCGCCCGGCGGCAACCAGACGCTGAGCATCCTCCCCCGCTACACCCAAGAGGTGATCTTCGAGACCAGCACTCCCGCGGAGGCGGCCGCAGGATTCCTCGACGAGCTGCAGACCGCGCTCGACGACGCGCAGTAG